Proteins encoded within one genomic window of Parolsenella massiliensis:
- a CDS encoding ATP-binding protein, with product MIDFRNPYTPGAGVMPKYLAGREELLGAAELRLKSVSAGYQARSVAFYGLRGVGKTVILNAIESIAENENVLVRHIEVQEKKGFAKALAAASNAFTLNLSSRERMKDKFERLKSVVASFSATWNPEDNTVSFGLDENRFAAAVAGTGDITNDLTELLVALGKYAQEAQASVCFCIDELQYAKNDELEGLIAALHRCAQLNLPVLVFCAGLPKLLKSMSEAKTYSERLFEFVEVGSLDGEAARKAIVEPAEKLDVRYEDEAVEKILCFTEGYPYFIQELCSTIWQLGDGRIVTPEMVDKALVETTERLDQGFFSVRYNRCTECEQRFMFAMLDCGELPCTISNVAHNMGRTVSQVSPFRAKLISKGLIYSTGYGEIDFTVPQFDKFLERERMRG from the coding sequence TTGATTGACTTCCGAAATCCCTATACTCCCGGCGCTGGCGTGATGCCAAAGTACCTTGCGGGACGTGAGGAGCTCCTGGGCGCGGCGGAGCTTAGACTGAAGTCCGTTTCCGCTGGTTATCAGGCGAGGTCTGTTGCCTTTTACGGGCTTCGCGGCGTGGGCAAGACGGTCATCTTGAATGCCATCGAGTCAATAGCCGAGAACGAGAATGTTCTCGTGCGTCACATTGAGGTGCAAGAGAAGAAGGGCTTTGCAAAGGCCCTGGCAGCCGCCTCGAATGCCTTTACCCTCAATCTGAGCTCTCGCGAGAGAATGAAGGACAAGTTCGAGAGGCTCAAGTCTGTCGTGGCCTCATTTTCCGCGACGTGGAACCCGGAGGACAATACAGTTTCCTTTGGGTTAGACGAGAACCGCTTTGCGGCGGCCGTTGCGGGAACGGGCGACATCACAAATGATCTCACTGAGCTATTGGTTGCGCTTGGGAAGTATGCCCAGGAGGCGCAGGCTTCCGTCTGCTTCTGCATAGACGAGCTCCAGTATGCCAAGAACGATGAGCTCGAGGGCCTTATTGCCGCGCTCCATAGGTGCGCGCAGCTGAACCTCCCCGTGTTGGTCTTTTGCGCGGGCCTTCCGAAGCTTCTCAAGTCCATGAGCGAGGCAAAAACCTACAGCGAGCGTCTGTTTGAGTTCGTCGAGGTTGGATCGCTGGATGGCGAGGCCGCTCGTAAGGCAATCGTCGAGCCTGCTGAGAAGCTTGACGTGCGCTATGAGGATGAGGCTGTTGAGAAAATCCTGTGCTTCACGGAGGGCTATCCCTATTTTATCCAGGAGCTGTGCTCTACCATTTGGCAGCTTGGTGATGGCAGAATCGTCACTCCCGAGATGGTGGATAAGGCTTTGGTTGAGACGACGGAGAGGCTGGACCAGGGCTTCTTTAGTGTCCGTTACAACCGGTGCACCGAGTGCGAGCAGCGATTCATGTTTGCCATGTTGGACTGCGGAGAGCTCCCCTGCACGATTTCCAACGTGGCGCACAACATGGGTCGCACGGTGAGCCAGGTCTCGCCGTTCAGGGCAAAGCTGATCAGCAAGGGCCTCATCTATTCGACTGGGTATGGGGAGATTGATTTCACCGTCCCTCAGTTCGATAAGTTCCTCGAGAGGGAGCGGATGAGAGGATAG